One genomic segment of Chromatiaceae bacterium includes these proteins:
- the uvrC gene encoding excinuclease ABC subunit UvrC, translating into MTEAGAQFDHKAFLRTLTQGPGVYRMLNADGDVMYVGKAKNLRRRVGSYFTRASNARIASMVSQIRQIEITATHTESEALLLENNLIKQHKPRYNVLLRDDKSYPYLFLSDETFPRLAFHRGARQAKGRYFGPYPSASAVRETLQLLQKLFPVRQCEDSYYRNRSRPCLQYQIGRCTAPCVAFVSPERYSQDVRDTELFLDGKASDVIERWVDKMERAAQRLEFEEAGRLRDQIATLRAVQERQYVSGERGDMDIVAVAVEAGAACIQLFYVRHGRNLGNKSLFPRSGDGAEPSEVVSAFVAQHYLGKAVPSQILVSAEPDDRALLEESLSLQAGRRVTIQSRPRGERARWLKMAVENAKLALGARLASAGGARRRVDALQRALGLERAPSRMECFDISHTQGGQTVASCVVFVDGAPSKSDYRRFNIRNITPGDDYAAMHQALQRRYRRLVDGEGKLPDLLLIDGGQGQLAAAAEVLAELEVTDVRLAGVAKGADRRPGMEQLFLLGRKEALILPADSQALHLVQQIRDEAHRFAITGHRQRRGKATTRSVLEDIEGIGPKRRARLLKQFGGLQGLSRAGVEDLTTVEGISEKLAREIYAAFHGNE; encoded by the coding sequence ATGACCGAAGCTGGCGCACAATTCGACCACAAGGCTTTCCTGCGCACCCTGACCCAGGGGCCTGGCGTCTATCGGATGCTGAATGCCGATGGTGACGTGATGTACGTCGGCAAGGCGAAGAACCTGCGGCGCCGCGTCGGCAGCTACTTCACCCGCGCCAGCAACGCGCGCATCGCCAGCATGGTGTCGCAGATCCGGCAGATCGAGATCACCGCGACCCATACCGAGTCCGAGGCGCTGCTGCTGGAGAACAACCTGATCAAGCAGCACAAGCCGCGCTACAACGTGCTGCTGCGCGACGACAAGAGTTACCCCTACCTGTTCCTGTCCGACGAGACCTTCCCCCGGCTCGCCTTCCATCGTGGGGCACGCCAGGCCAAGGGCCGATATTTCGGGCCCTATCCCAGCGCGAGCGCGGTGCGCGAGACGCTGCAGCTGCTGCAGAAGCTGTTCCCGGTGCGCCAGTGCGAAGACAGCTACTACCGCAACCGTTCGCGACCCTGCCTGCAGTACCAGATAGGACGCTGCACGGCGCCGTGCGTGGCATTTGTGAGCCCCGAACGCTATTCGCAGGACGTGCGCGACACCGAACTGTTTCTCGACGGCAAGGCATCCGATGTGATCGAGCGCTGGGTGGACAAGATGGAGCGGGCGGCGCAGCGCCTCGAGTTCGAGGAGGCCGGACGTCTGCGCGATCAGATCGCGACGCTGCGCGCCGTTCAGGAGCGCCAATACGTCAGCGGCGAGCGCGGTGACATGGACATCGTTGCGGTGGCGGTCGAGGCAGGTGCCGCGTGCATCCAGCTGTTCTACGTCAGGCACGGGCGCAACCTCGGCAACAAGAGCCTGTTTCCACGCAGCGGCGACGGCGCAGAACCCAGCGAGGTCGTCTCGGCGTTCGTTGCGCAGCACTACCTCGGGAAGGCCGTACCGTCGCAGATCCTGGTGAGTGCGGAGCCCGACGACCGTGCGTTGCTCGAGGAGTCGTTGAGCCTGCAGGCCGGTCGCCGGGTGACCATCCAGTCGCGGCCGCGCGGCGAGCGCGCGCGCTGGCTTAAGATGGCGGTCGAAAACGCCAAGCTCGCGCTGGGCGCGAGGCTCGCCAGCGCCGGCGGGGCGAGGCGACGGGTGGATGCGCTGCAGCGGGCGCTTGGCCTGGAAAGGGCCCCGTCGCGCATGGAGTGCTTCGACATCAGCCACACCCAGGGCGGGCAGACCGTCGCGTCGTGCGTGGTGTTCGTCGACGGCGCGCCGAGCAAGAGCGATTACCGGCGCTTCAACATCCGCAATATCACCCCCGGCGACGATTACGCGGCGATGCACCAGGCGCTGCAACGACGCTATCGCCGGCTCGTCGACGGCGAGGGCAAGCTTCCCGATCTGCTGCTGATCGATGGCGGCCAGGGGCAGTTGGCGGCCGCGGCCGAGGTCCTGGCCGAACTCGAGGTGACGGATGTACGGCTGGCCGGCGTCGCGAAGGGGGCGGACCGGCGTCCCGGTATGGAGCAGCTGTTCTTGTTGGGCCGCAAGGAGGCTCTTATACTGCCTGCAGACTCACAAGCCCTGCATCTGGTGCAGCAGATCCGCGACGAGGCGCACCGCTTCGCGATCACCGGACACCGTCAACGACGCGGCAAGGCCACGACCCGGTCGGTACTCGAGGACATCGAGGGAATCGGCCCCAAGCGGCGGGCGCGGCTGCTCAAGCAGTTCGGTGGCCTGCAGGGCCTGTCGCGGGCCGGGGTTGAAGACCTGACGACCGTCGAAGGAATCAGTGAAAAGCTGGCGCGCGAGATCTACGCGGCCTTTCACGGCAACGAATGA
- a CDS encoding uracil-DNA glycosylase, which produces MTREAFDPGCRRCTRLADFLDQVKAQHPDYFCRPVPAFGAAEPGLLVVGLAPGMHGANATGRPFTGDYAGILLYRTLHRFGFASAPESRAGDDLQLHDCRITNAVKCLPPQNKPVGGEINTCRDFLAGELAGFDDGGVVVALGSIAHKSVVAGFGVAQKHAPFGHAAEHAMPRGVTLLDSYHCSRYNTQTRRLTEEMFAAVFARARALLDARR; this is translated from the coding sequence ATGACGCGGGAGGCATTCGATCCCGGGTGCCGGCGTTGCACCCGGCTGGCCGATTTTCTCGACCAAGTGAAGGCGCAGCATCCCGACTACTTCTGCCGACCGGTCCCTGCCTTCGGGGCGGCTGAACCGGGTCTGCTGGTCGTCGGTCTGGCGCCCGGCATGCACGGTGCGAACGCGACCGGACGTCCGTTCACCGGCGACTATGCCGGTATCCTGCTGTACCGCACGCTGCACCGGTTCGGTTTCGCCAGCGCGCCGGAATCGCGTGCCGGCGACGATCTGCAACTGCACGACTGCCGGATCACCAATGCGGTGAAGTGCCTGCCACCCCAGAACAAACCGGTCGGCGGGGAGATCAACACCTGCCGTGATTTTCTCGCCGGGGAACTCGCCGGATTCGACGATGGCGGTGTCGTCGTCGCGCTTGGCTCGATTGCGCACAAGTCGGTCGTCGCCGGATTCGGTGTGGCGCAGAAGCACGCGCCCTTCGGGCATGCCGCCGAGCATGCAATGCCGCGCGGCGTGACGCTGCTCGATTCCTACCACTGCAGTCGTTACAACACCCAGACACGACGCCTGACCGAAGAGATGTTCGCCGCCGTGTTCGCGCGGGCACGCGCGCTGCTCGACGCCAGACGCTGA
- the uvrY gene encoding UvrY/SirA/GacA family response regulator transcription factor, giving the protein MIRIVLVDDHDLFRAGVRSILQTQEGMVVVGEYSNGEDVVKAVRADPPDLILMDVNMPGIGGIEATRKILHMAPSVKIIAVTVLSDDPFPNQLLDAGARGYISKGSGSDEMLEAIRMVMRGQHYISSDVAQKLTLANFRNRGESSPLSTLSAREMQVMMMITRGQGTQQISDALFLSPKTVSTYRHRLYEKLDVSNDVELTHLAIRHGLLENSQ; this is encoded by the coding sequence ATGATCCGTATCGTCCTGGTTGATGACCATGACCTATTCCGAGCCGGGGTACGCAGCATCCTGCAGACCCAGGAGGGTATGGTCGTGGTCGGTGAGTACTCGAACGGGGAGGACGTGGTCAAGGCCGTGCGTGCCGATCCACCGGACCTGATCCTGATGGATGTGAACATGCCCGGAATCGGCGGTATCGAGGCGACGCGCAAGATTCTGCATATGGCTCCATCGGTGAAGATCATCGCCGTCACCGTGCTCAGCGACGATCCATTCCCGAATCAGCTGCTCGATGCCGGCGCGCGTGGTTACATCTCCAAGGGCAGCGGGTCCGACGAGATGCTCGAGGCGATCCGCATGGTGATGCGCGGGCAGCACTACATCTCGAGCGATGTCGCGCAGAAGCTGACGCTGGCCAACTTCCGCAATCGTGGCGAGTCGTCGCCGTTGAGCACACTCTCGGCGCGCGAGATGCAGGTAATGATGATGATCACGCGCGGTCAGGGTACCCAGCAGATCTCCGATGCGCTGTTCCTGAGTCCAAAGACGGTCAGCACCTATCGACACCGGCTGTATGAGAAGCTGGATGTCTCGAACGATGTCGAACTGACCCATCTCGCGATCCGCCACGGCCTGCTCGAGAACTCGCAATGA
- a CDS encoding Bax inhibitor-1/YccA family protein translates to MNRYENVIAHSGSQAASSNKVLKNTYMLLSATLGFSALMAVLSMAIGVPPIAYLVAVIAAMVLGIFVLPRTADSASGIGVIFLITGLLGFGLGSVLSMYLALPNGPQVIATAFGGTGIIFLGLSGYALTSKRDFSFMGGFLFAGMMVVVLAMIANLFLQMPALSLAVSGGIILLMSGFILFDTSRILRGGETNYIMATYGLYLSIFNIFISLLQILGIMGDE, encoded by the coding sequence ATGAACCGTTACGAGAACGTAATCGCCCACAGTGGCAGCCAGGCGGCGTCGAGCAACAAGGTGCTGAAAAACACCTACATGTTGCTGTCTGCCACGCTCGGCTTCAGCGCCCTGATGGCGGTGCTTTCGATGGCCATCGGTGTGCCGCCTATCGCCTATCTGGTGGCCGTGATCGCGGCCATGGTGCTCGGTATCTTCGTGCTGCCGCGTACCGCGGATTCCGCCAGCGGCATCGGGGTGATCTTCCTGATCACCGGCCTGCTCGGGTTCGGGCTGGGGTCGGTGCTGAGCATGTACCTGGCGTTGCCAAACGGCCCGCAGGTGATCGCGACCGCATTCGGCGGCACGGGGATCATCTTCCTCGGCCTGTCCGGCTATGCACTGACGTCGAAACGGGATTTCAGCTTCATGGGAGGCTTCCTGTTCGCCGGCATGATGGTCGTGGTACTGGCAATGATCGCCAACCTGTTCCTGCAGATGCCGGCGTTGTCGCTGGCGGTCTCGGGCGGCATCATCCTGCTGATGAGCGGTTTCATCCTGTTCGACACCAGCCGGATCCTGCGCGGTGGTGAGACCAACTACATCATGGCCACCTACGGCCTGTACCTGAGCATCTTCAATATCTTCATCAGCCTGTTGCAGATCCTCGGGATCATGGGTGACGAATAA